The Microvirga thermotolerans sequence CTCTGGCTCGGCATCTTCGAGGCGTCGAAGGTGGCGCTGATCGCGGCGGGCGTCTTCTTTCCGGTCTATCTCGGCATTGCGGGCGCGATCCTGTCGGTGGACCGCAAGCTCGTGGAGGTGGGGCGTGTCTTCCGCCTGTCCAGGACCGGCCTCGTCCGGCGCATCCTGCTCCCGGCGGTCCTGCCGGAGGCGATCGTCGCCCTGCGGTCCGGCCTCGGCCTCGGCTTCATGTTCGTGGTCGCGGCCGAGTTCATGGGCGCATCGGAAGGGCTCGGCTACCTCCTCGTCGACGGGCAGCAGATGGGCAAGCCCGACCAGATCCTGGCGGCGATCGTCGCCTTCGCCCTTCTCGGCAAGGCGGCCGACAGCCTCCTCGTCCTCGCCACGCACCCGCTCGTCCGCTGGCAGGACACCGCGCGGGAGCACCTGTGATGCTTGAACTCGAACATCTCTCCAAGACCTACGCGGACGGGACCCGTGCCCTGTCCGACATCAACCTCTCCGTCCGCCGGGGCGAGATCGTCGCGCTGATCGGCGGCTCGGGCTGCGGCAAGACCACGCTCCTGCGCCTCGTCGCGGGCCTCGACCGGACGAGCGCCGGCGCGATTCACCTCGACGGGGAGGCCATCGGCGAGCCGCATCCCGCCGTCGGGATCGTGTTCCAGGAACCGCGCCTTCTGCCCTGGCTCACGGTCGCGGAGAACGTGGCCTTCGGGCTCTCCCGCCTCGACGCCGCCGAGCGCCGGGCGCGGGTCGCGCACGCCCTCGACAAGATCGGCCTCGCGGAGCATGCGGGCCGCTGGCCCCGCGACCTTTCCGGCGGCCAGCAGCAGCGCGTCGCCATCGCCCGCGCCTTCGTGGCGCATCCGAAGGTGCTGCTCCTCGACGAGCCGTTCTCCGCCCTCGACGCGTTCACCCGCGCGAGCCTGCACGAGCACCTGCTCGGGCTGTGGGAGGAGACGCGGCCGACCGTTCTGCTCGTCACCCACGACGTTCACGAGGCGGTGACCCTTGCGGACCGGGTCGTCGTCATGCAACCCAAGCCGGGTCGGATCTTCGACGAGCTGCCGCTGGCCCTTGCGCGGCCGCGCGATCGTACCGCAACCTCCTTCGAGGCGGCGGCGCGACGCGTGCTGGCGGCGCTCGACGAATCCCTCAACCCCGCACGCCCCCAGCCCCGCCTGGAGCGCGACCGCGAAGCGGCGGCGCTCTGGTGGTGAACGAAGACAAGGACCATGCCATGGACTCGACCCAGCTCCGCGCCCTGCAGGCGCCCCTGAAGGACCGCTACCGGGAAACCCCCGAGGCGGCGACCATCACCCTGAAGGCCCAGGGCACCCTCGACGACGGGAGCATCGCGTGCAAGGTGGAGACCGGGCGCGCCCTCGCCGTCGCAGGCCTCCATCCGGCGACCGGCGGCTCGGGCGCCGAGCTGTGCTCCGGCGACATGCTGCTGGAGGCGCTCGTCGCCTGCGCGGGCGTCACCCTGAAGGCGGTGGCGACCGCCCTCGACATCGAGCTGCGCCACGGCACCGTGAAGGCCGAGGGGGATCTCGACTTCCGCGGCACGCTCGGCGTCGACAAGACCGCCCCGGTCGGCTTCAAGGCGATCCGCCTCGGCTTCGAGCTCGACACCGACGCGCCGCAGGAGAAGCTCGACCAGCTCCTCAAGCTGACGGAACGCTACTGCGTGGTGTTCCAGACCCTGAACAACCGCCCGGAGCTCAGCGCGACGGCGACGCGCCGTGCGTGACCGTGGCGGCTTCAGTGCGCGGCCAGGAGCGCGCGCGGCGGAGCGCTGACCATGACGGCGCCGCCGCCGCGGATCTCCTGCACGGCGAGCGCGCGGTCGTTGGTTCCGTCGGCCTTGAAGCGGAACACGCCGTCGGCGCCCGCAAACCCGGCGGAATTCGTCAGCACGCCTTCCGCGAAGCGCTGCGAGCCGTGCACCTGGGCGAGCGTGGCGGCGAGCGTCACCGCGTCGTAGGACAGGGTGGCGAGGCGGATCGGGTCGGTGTTGAAGCGGGCCCGGTAGCGGGCGGCGAAGGCCTCGAAGCCGCGGCCGTCCGGCGCCGCGAACCACCCGCCCTGAAGGGCCGGAAGGGCGAGGACGCGCGGCTCGTTCCACAGGCCGGTGCCGATGGGCTTGACCCGCTGCGGATCGAAGCCGACCGCCTGGAGGGCCTGGGCGACGGCGGGCAGCCCGTCGCCGCCGTCGGGCAGGAAGAGCGTGTCGGCCTGCGGCGCCGGCCCAGCCACGAGGGAGGCGATGCGCTGCACCGCCGTCCGCTGCTGGCCGGGCACGTAGCGTTCGACGGCGACGACCCGCATCCCCTGCCGCGCGGCGGCCTCGCGGAACTGCGCCTCCGCGACGCTGCCGTAGGTCGTCTGCGGCACCAGCGCGACGACGGAGCGGCGGCCCTGGGACGCCGCATAGGCGATCACGCGGTCCACCTCCTCCTGCACGAGGAAGCTGAGGAGATAGACGCCGCGCGTCGCCACGCCGGTATCCGTGGAAAAGGCGATCACCGGGCGGCCGGACTGCCGCGCGATCTGGCCCGCCGCCTGCACGGAGCCTGCGAAGAGCGGACCGACGATGAGCTCGGCTCCCTCGGCGATGGCCTGGTTCGCGGCCTCGCGCGCACCCTCGGGCGTGCCGCGATCGTCCTTCACGAGGATGGTGAGCGGCGAACCCTGCATCTCGCTCAGGGCGAGCTCCGCGGCGTTGCGCATGCTCTGCGCCGCCACGGCGCCCTGGCCTGCGCCGGAGAGGGGAAGGATCAGCGCCACGCGTACCGGGCCGTTGCCGATGACCTGACCGGCCGGCTGGCCGGTCATGTAGCTGGCGGTTTGGCCGGGGATCTGGCCGGCCTCCTGGACGGCCGGCGGAGCGCCGGAAGCGGGGCCGCCGGCGGCGGGAAGATCGGCATCGAAGATGGGGGGCGAGGGCGGGGCCGCCTTGGCGCTCCGGCGGGGCGGCGCCATGCTTCCCGAGCCGACGCATCCGGCCAGGAACATGGCCGCGACGAGGGAGAGCGCCGCGGCGGCGCGGGGCCCGGAGCGCCGGGAGGCCCGGGGCGCGGCGGCCGACGTGAAAGCAGAGCCTTTCATTCCCTTCCTCCATCCCTTCCGCGGACGCGGAATCCGACAGATCGGGCCGAGATTCGCAGGAAATGGTAAACATAGTTTCCAAGGCCGGCGCGACGGCCCGGCGTCGCGGCTTTTGCTCCCCGGGACCTTCATGCGACAGTGACGGACGATGACGCAGAGAATCGACAACCGGACCCGGCGGCGCGAGCCCGCGGCGCGGGCAGCCACCTTCACCGCCTTCGGCCTCGCCGCCGAGGCCGAGCCTCTCGCCCCCGGCCTCTACGTGGTGGCGACGCCCATCGGCAACCTGAAGGACGTGTCCTTCCGGGCGCTCAGCGTGCTGGCGGCGGCCGACGCGATCCTCGCCGAGGACACGCGGGTCACCAAGACCCTGCTCGCCCATTACGGCATCACCACGCCGCTCGTCGCCTATCACGAGCACTCCAACGAGGCGGTGCGCGAGCGCATGGTCCACCGCATCCGGGAAGGGCAGGCCCTCGCCCTCGTCTCCGATGCGGGCACGCCCCTCGTGTCCGACCCCGGCTACAAGCTCGTCCAGGCCGCCATCGCGGAGGGCCTGCCCGTCACGCCCATTCCCGGCCCCTCGGCGGTGCTCACCGCCCTCGTGGTGTCGGGCCTGCCGACCGACCGCTTCTTCTTCGAGGGCTTCCTGCCGCCGAAGAGCGCCGCGCGGCGGGCGCGGCTCGCGGAGATCGCATCCATTCCCGGCACCCTGATGCTGTTCGAGGGACCGCACCGCCTTCCCGAGATGCTGGCCGATGCGGCCGCCGTCCTCGGGGAGCGGCAGGCGGTGGTGGCGCGGGAGCTGACGAAGATGTTCGAGACGATCCGGCGCGGCACCCTGCCGGACCTCGCGGAGACGTTCGCGAAGGAGGGGCCGCCGAAAGGCGAGATCGTGGTCCTCATCGGCGAGGCGACGAAGGAGATGCGGGCCGGCGAAGCCGACGCGATGCTCGACGAGAAGCTCGCGGCGGCGCTCAAGAACCACTCCATCAAGGACGCCGCCGCCCTCGTCGCGGCGGAGCTCGACCTGCCTAAGCGCGACGTCTATGCCCGCGCCCTCGCGCTCGCCCGGAAGGAGCCATGACGCAAGCCGCCGAGCGTCGCCGCAGGACGTTCTCCTACGGCCAGCGGGCCGAATGGATCGCGCTGCTGTTTCTGTTGTCGAAGGGCTATCGCCCGCTCGCCTGGCGCTTCTCCGCCGCCGGCGGCGAGATCGACCTGATCGTCGCGAGGGGAAGGACCGTCGCCTTCGTGGAAGTGAAGGCCCGCAGCGCGATGGACGACGCGCTCGTCGCCATCGGCGCCGCGAAGCGCCGCCGCTTCGCCCGCGCCGCCCGCGCATGGCTTTCGCGCCACCCCTGGACGGCGGGCATGACATGGCGCGCCGACGCGGTGTTCGTCGCGCCGCGCCGCTGGCCGCGGCACGTGGAGGCGGCGTTCGAGCTGGAGATCGCCTGATCCTGGCGAAGGGCTCCTACGCCACCATGCGGCGCGGGTTCCTGACGGCTTCGCGGATGTGCCGCGCCAGCTCCTGCACGACATGGTTGCCCCCGTCCCTGGGCAGATAGAGATTGACCGTGAAGGGCGGAAGCGGGGGCAGGCCCGCCTCGCGCCCCAGCACCTCCAGCCCCTCCGGCACCGTGGACGCCAGCCAGGCCATCACCGCGATGTCGGCGGCGACCGTGGCAACCTGCGCCGAGGTGTTGGTGACCTCCGACGTGGAGCGCCACTCGATGCCGGCCTTGAGCAGCGCCTCGCGCACGGGCCCGCGGAACGCGCAGTCCGAGCACCCGATGGAGACCGGCAGCGGGCGCTGCCATGCGGCCTCGCCGCCGCGCGCGCCGACCCACACGAGCCTGTCCATCACGAGATTCTCGCCTTCCGGATCGCATGAGGGTTCCGTCGCGAGCACCACGTCGACCTTGCCCGCCTTGAGCTCGGAGCGCAGCTTCACGCTCGATCCGCTGTGCAGGGAAATCTGCACCCGCGGGTAGCTCTGCGCGAACCCCTTGAGGAAGGTCGGCAGGTAGGTCGTGATGATGTCGCTCGGGATGCCGAGGCGCACCTCGCCCTCGTATTCCGGCGTGGTCATCTCGGTCCAGATCTCGTCGTTGAGGGCGAGCAGGCGCTTCGCGCGGCCGAACAGGCGCTCCCCCGCTCCCGTGAGCCTCATGCCGCGCCGGTCGCGGGCAAAGAGCTCCTCCCCCAGCGTCTCCTCCAGCCGCTTGATCTGCTGGCTCACGGCAGCCTGGGTAAGGTTGAGGACCGCGCCCGCGGCCGTCATGCCGCCGGTCTCGGCGACGGCCACGAAGGCGCGCAGGAGGCTGACGTCGAGGTTCCGGGCCATGGGATTTCTCTCATAATGGACGGTTATCCATTCCATTATGAACATTCGTTTCACTTATGCAAGAAGGGGGCGTAAGGTCTTCACATCGCCGCTGGGGGACTTCCGAAAGGCCCGCCGGCAGCCCGAAGCCCCCGCTTCCGCACCGACCTCGGACGCCCCGCGACGCCGCCTCTCATGGCGGCGAACGGAGACGGCTGCCGAAAAGGCCGCGGCGCGGCCTAGACGCAGGAGACCGCCATGTCGCTCGGCATCACGACCACTTCCCTTCCGCTCGTGGAGAGCACCGCCCGGAAGGCCCGCCCGTTTCTCCTCGCCCGGATCGCCGCCGCCCTTGCGGCGGAGATCCGCGTCCGCCGCGACATGCGCCTCCTGTCCGGCCTGGGCGATGCGGCGCTCCACGACATCGGCCTTGCGCGCGGCGGCATCGAGAACGCCGTCCGCTGCGGTCGCGAGCCGCGGCGGTGATCCGGGGCGGACGTCACGGCGCGAAGACCGTGACGGCGCTCGGCCTGATCGTGAAGTGGGCGGGGGTATGGGTGACGATTTCGCCGTCGGCGTTCACGGGGCGCGGAATGCGGGTGCGGATGTCGAACTCCTTGGCGCGCACGGCCCGAACCTCGCGCCAGGCCCCGTGCGCCCCGTTCCTGAACGAGCGCGCCATGAGCGCCAGCTTCCAGGCGCGATTGAACTCGAGGCTGTAGAGGTCGAGATGCTCGTCGTCGATGGCGGCGTCCTTCTCGACCGCGTTGCCGCCGCCGTAGTAGCGTCCGTTCCCCACCGCGATCTGCAGGGTTCTCACGTGCACCGCTTCCGTCTCGCCGATGATCGTCGCGCGGAACGGGCGCGCCTGAGCGAGCACCTTCAGGGCGACGAGCGCGTAGCCGAGACGTCCGAACCGGCGCTTGATGTCGCTCGTGAGCTTCTGCGCCAGCTCGGCGGAGAGGCCGATGCTGGCCACGTTGAAGAAGGGGTGTCCGTTGACGAGGCCGAGGTCGATCTTCCGCATGCGCCCCGCGGCGATCACCTCGGCGGCCCCGTCCAGGTCGAAGGGGATGTCGAGGGTGCGGGCGAGGTCGTTCGCCGTGCCGAGCGGCAGGATGCCGAGGGGCAGCCCCGCCTCGATCACCCCGAGCGCCGCCGCGTTCAGCGTGCCGTCGCCGCCGCCCACCACGACGCAGTCCACCTCCCCGGCATGGGCGGCGATCAGGGGCGAGAGGTCCTCCCGCGTCTCGCATTCGCGATGGACGGGCTCGATCCCGTGCGACTTCAGCACCGCGACCGCCCTCTCGCACTGAGCGGCGCCGCTGCGGCTGTTGGAATTGACGATGAGAAGGGCACGGCGGGGCATGGCTTAACAGATGGCGGGCGGAGCACCGTCTGCAAGGGGCGCGGCCGAAAAGGCCGCGGACGACGGGATCCTGGCGCTCCCTTTCGCTCCCGCGCCGGACGGCTCCGAAGACGGTTGCCATCGGCGCATTTCCAGCCAATAACCTCGCTGCTCACGGAGGCTGACGCATGACCCTGACCGTCGCGATCCAGATGGATCACATCAAAGGCATCAAGATCGCGGGCGACACCGGCTTCGCGCTGCTGCTCGAGGCGCAGCGGCGGGGCCACCGGGTCTTCCACTACACGCCCGACCACCTGAGCCTGCGCGACGGCGCCGTGACGGCGATGGCGGAAGCGGTCGAGGCCCGCGACGTGGAGGGCGACCATTTCACCCTCGGCGAGCCCGAGCGGATCGACCTGTCGCAGGTCGACGTGGTGCTGATGCGCCAGGACCCGCCCTTCGACCTCGCCTACATCACCGCGACGCATTTCCTCGAGCGGATCCATCCGAAGACCCTGGTGGTCAACGATCCGACCCATGTGCGCAACGCGCCGGAGAAGATCTTCGTCACCCGGTTTCCGCACCTCATGCCGCCGACCCTGATCTCCCGCGACAAGGGCGAGATCGAGGAATTCCGCCGCGAGCACGGCGAGGTGGTGATGAAGCCCCTCTACGGCCACGGCGGCGCCAGCGTGTTCAAGATCGGCCGCGAGGATCCGAATTTCGGCTCGCTCTACGACCTCTTCGCGGCCACCTTCCGGGAGCCGTGGGTGATCCAGCGCTTCCTGCCGAAGGTGACCGAGGGCGACAAGCGCATCATCCTGATCGACGGCGAGGCGGCGGGCGCGGTGAACCGGGTTCCGGCCGCCAACGACATCCGCTCCAACATGGTGCGCGGCGGCGCCGCGAAACCCACGGATCTGTCGCCCCGCGAGCGCGAGATCTGCGAGACCATCGGGCCGGAGCTCAGGCGCATGGGCCTCGTCCTCGTCGGCATCGACGTGATCGACGGTAACCTCACGGAGATCAACGTCACCGCGCCCACGGGCCTGCGCGCCATCAAGCGCCTCGGCGGGCCGGACCTTTCCGTGAAGGTGTGGGACGTGATCGAATCGAAGGTGAAGCGCTGAGCGGCGCAGCCGTTCCGGGACCTGCCGCCATTCGGGTGCGTCCCCGAATGACGGTCTCCGTCCTCGTCCTGAGGAGGTGCCCTTGCCCTGGACTAACGGCAGAGGCTTCTGTCAGGCCGCCAGCTCCGCGATCACCGCGTTCAGCACCGGAAAGCCTTCGCGGGTGACGCGCAGGCGGTCGCCCTCGCGGCGCACGAGGCCTTCCTCCTCCAGGTTGCGCACGCGCCTCTCGTCGAGGGAGCGGCCGGTGAACGCCTCGTAGCGGCGCGGGTCGATGCCCTCCTTGAGGCGAAGCCCCATGAGGAGGAATTCGTCCCCCTCGGCGTCCGCCGTCAGGATCTCCTCCTCCACCACGCCGTGCCCGTCGCGCTCGACGCGCTCCGCCCAGGTCTCGGGATGCTTCTCCGTCGCAGTGGCGATGCGGGCGTTGCCGGTGACGAGGCGGCCATGGGCGCCGGGGCCGATGCCCGCATATTCGCCGTAGCGCCAGTAGAGCAGGTTGTGGCGCGATTCCGCCCCCGGGCGGGCATGGTTGGAGATCTCGTAGGCGGGCAGCCCATGGGCCTCGCAGACCTCCTGCGTCACGTCGTAGAGGGCGCGCGCCGTGTCCTCGTCCGGCACGGCGATCTTGCCCGCAGCGAACAGGCGCTCGAACCAGGTGCCGGGCTCGATGGTGAGCTGGTAGAGGGAGAGGTGCTCCACCGCGTGGCCGATGGCCTCCCTCAGCTCCGCCGCCCAGGCCTCCGGCGTCTGGCCGGGCCGGGCATAGATGAGGTCGAAGGAGTAGCGCTCGAAGATCGACGCGGCGACCTTCACGGCGGCGAGGGCCTCCGCCACGCTGTGCATGCGGCCGAGGCGCCTGAGATCGGGGTCGTTGAGGGCCTGCACGCCCAGGGAGACCCGGTTGATCCCGGCGTCCCGGTAGCCCCTGAAGCGCTCCGCCTCCACGCTGGTCGGATTGGCCTCGAGGGTGACCTCCGCCCCCGGGTCCACGGCCCAGGCGCCGCCGATGGCGTCGAGGATCGCGCCCACGGTCTGCGGCCGCATGAGCGAGGGCGTCCCGCCGCCGAAGAAGATGCTGGTGACCGTGCGCCCCGGAATCCGCGCCGCCGTATGGGCGATCTCGCGCCGGAAGGCGGCCACGAACCGCTCCTGGTCCACGGGGCTGTGGCGGACGTGGCTGTTGAAGTCGCAATAGGGGCACTTGGAGGCGCAGAAGGGCCAGTGGACGTAAACGCCGAAGCCTACGTCGCGCGTCGGATGGTCGATCATGGCCGGGTTATGGCACCTCGCGCCCCTTCCGTCACGCACCGGCTTGCCGCACGCGGAAAAGCGGGGCACAGGGGCAACCATTCGGGACGGAGGCTGTTCACCCTTGAGGTTCTCCGCTGGCCTCCCCGCTCCCGAGGGCTTAGGCTGGCGGCGGAGAGAGTACGGGTTTCGGCATGCGGCACTGGCGCGGTCCCTTCGACAGGCAGGGCTACCACCACGGCAACCTCAAGGAAGCGCTCATCGAGGCGGCGCAGCGCTTCATCGCGGAGCGGGGCCTGGGCGGCTTCACCCTGGCGGACGCCGCCAAGCTGGTGGGTGTGACCCCGGCGGCGCTCTACCGCCATTTCCGGGGCCGCGACGCCCTGGTGGCCGAGGTGGCCTTCCGGGGCTACACCCAGCTCGCGGAGCGGCTCGGGCGCGCCCTGACGAGCGCGGGCACGCCGCTCGAGCGCTTCACCCGGATGGGAGAGGCCTACCTCGCCTTCGCGGAGCAGGAGCCGGGCTTCTATGCGGCGATGTTCTCGCCCCGCCCGGCCGATTCGGAGCCCTGCGGGCCGCCCTGGGCCCGGGGCGCCAAGCCATCCGGCGAGACGGCGGGCGCCGGGGGCGCAGGCCAGGGCGACGCCTTCACTTTCCTCGTCCGCGCCCTGTCCGAGACCTTCCCCGAAGGGTTCGGAGACGTGGACGTGCGCTTCATCGCCATCGAGGTCTGGGCCCTCTCCCACGGCATCGCCACCCTCGACGCGGCGGGCCAGCTCCCCAAGGGTCCCGGCCTGCCGGACAAGTACGAGCTCCTGCGGGCAGGCGTCCTCGCCCTCGTCCACGGGGCGATCAAGGGCAAGGCCGCCTCCTGAGCCGTCCCCGCCGCGGATCCCCGGCCCCCGCCCTGGCAAAGAAGCGCCTCCTCCTTCAACAAGAATCCCTCGGCCAAGAACCCACCAAGCCCGCATCCATAGGTCCGGAGCCGGCTCCGCCCGGTCCCGGCCCCGTCTCCTGCCCTGCAGGGGCGCTGGGCCTCCGGACGGCCGCACGGGAAGGATGCTGGAGCGGCGGACGCGGCCGAGCGGCGCCGGCTCCGGAATATTTGGGCTTCCCGGTCCGACGGCCCTTGAAAGCGCCTGAATCCATGTGCATGTTAATGTTGTTAGCATTAACATGCGGGAACTGCGATGTCTGACTCTGCTTCCTCCGCCTGGAACCCGGGCTCCGGCTTTCCAGGCTCGGGTCCGTCCGGACCCGGCTCCTCCGGGCCCTGGAACAACGGCGCCTACCGTCACCGCCGCTGCGGGCGTCCGCCCCGCCGCGCGCTGGAGATCGCCGGCATCGTCCTGGCCTTCATCTGGTTCTGGCCCTTCGCGGTCGCTTATCTGGTGTGGAAAGTCATGGGATATCCAAAATACGACGAGGCGAAGGCCTTCTTCCGCGAGAATTTCGGGCGTCCGCTCGACGACCTGTTCGCCTATCGCCGCCCGGCCGGCGGCTTCGGCACGGGCACGGGCAACGCGGCCTTCGACGAGTATCGCCGCCGCGAGCTGGAGCGTCTCGAAGAGGAGCGCCGCCGGCTCGACGAGGAAGCGCGGGAGTTCCGCGAATTCGTCGAGGAGCTGAAGCGCGCGAAGGACCGCGAGGAGTTCGACGCCTTCATGGCCCGGCGCCGCGCCGACAAGGGCGGCCAGGCGAGCGGCCAAGCGGGCGGCTGAGGCGAACGGCTGAGGCCGCAGGCGTCCCGGCCCGGCGGCCTGCCGGACCGCCCCCTCCGCCGCATGGGCGGCCGGGTTCCGGGACGAAGGCCGGAAACCGACAGGGTCTCCGGCGGGCGGGGCGCCTCTGGGCGCCCCGTTGCCGTTTCAGGCCCTCTTCAGGCAGCCGGCGGCGAGCTTCACGAAGGCCCGCGCCCGGTGCGAGAGCGCCCTCGGCTCCGGCAGCGACCAGTCGATGCCATGCTTTTCCTCCGACGACAGCTCGCCGAAGGTTTGCGCCAGACCGTCCGGCTGGAACATGGGATCGTAGCCGAAGCCCCGGTCGCCGCGCGGCGGCCAGACCACCTTGCCGTGGACGCGGCCCTCGAACAGCTCCTCATGCCCGTCGGGCCATGCGATCACGAGCGCCGACACGAAATGCGCCCGGCGGTCGCCCTCCGCCGTGACGCCCCGCTTCCGCAGCTCGTTCTCGACCCGCTGCATGGCCGCCCGAAAGTCCTTGTTCGGCCCCGCCCAGTCGGCCGTGAAGAGGCCGGGCGCGCCGTCGAGGGCGTCGACGCACAGGCCGGAATCGTCGGAGAGGGCCGG is a genomic window containing:
- a CDS encoding OsmC family protein; amino-acid sequence: MDSTQLRALQAPLKDRYRETPEAATITLKAQGTLDDGSIACKVETGRALAVAGLHPATGGSGAELCSGDMLLEALVACAGVTLKAVATALDIELRHGTVKAEGDLDFRGTLGVDKTAPVGFKAIRLGFELDTDAPQEKLDQLLKLTERYCVVFQTLNNRPELSATATRRA
- a CDS encoding LysR substrate-binding domain-containing protein translates to MARNLDVSLLRAFVAVAETGGMTAAGAVLNLTQAAVSQQIKRLEETLGEELFARDRRGMRLTGAGERLFGRAKRLLALNDEIWTEMTTPEYEGEVRLGIPSDIITTYLPTFLKGFAQSYPRVQISLHSGSSVKLRSELKAGKVDVVLATEPSCDPEGENLVMDRLVWVGARGGEAAWQRPLPVSIGCSDCAFRGPVREALLKAGIEWRSTSEVTNTSAQVATVAADIAVMAWLASTVPEGLEVLGREAGLPPLPPFTVNLYLPRDGGNHVVQELARHIREAVRNPRRMVA
- a CDS encoding DUF2852 domain-containing protein; the protein is MSDSASSAWNPGSGFPGSGPSGPGSSGPWNNGAYRHRRCGRPPRRALEIAGIVLAFIWFWPFAVAYLVWKVMGYPKYDEAKAFFRENFGRPLDDLFAYRRPAGGFGTGTGNAAFDEYRRRELERLEEERRRLDEEAREFREFVEELKRAKDREEFDAFMARRRADKGGQASGQAGG
- the rsmI gene encoding 16S rRNA (cytidine(1402)-2'-O)-methyltransferase, which translates into the protein MTQRIDNRTRRREPAARAATFTAFGLAAEAEPLAPGLYVVATPIGNLKDVSFRALSVLAAADAILAEDTRVTKTLLAHYGITTPLVAYHEHSNEAVRERMVHRIREGQALALVSDAGTPLVSDPGYKLVQAAIAEGLPVTPIPGPSAVLTALVVSGLPTDRFFFEGFLPPKSAARRARLAEIASIPGTLMLFEGPHRLPEMLADAAAVLGERQAVVARELTKMFETIRRGTLPDLAETFAKEGPPKGEIVVLIGEATKEMRAGEADAMLDEKLAAALKNHSIKDAAALVAAELDLPKRDVYARALALARKEP
- a CDS encoding non-canonical purine NTP pyrophosphatase, giving the protein MPRPLSGRLVIATHNPGKLREMQELFAPFGVEAVSAGELGLPVPAETGHMFAENAAIKAHAAARATGLPALSDDSGLCVDALDGAPGLFTADWAGPNKDFRAAMQRVENELRKRGVTAEGDRRAHFVSALVIAWPDGHEELFEGRVHGKVVWPPRGDRGFGYDPMFQPDGLAQTFGELSSEEKHGIDWSLPEPRALSHRARAFVKLAAGCLKRA
- a CDS encoding ABC transporter ATP-binding protein yields the protein MLELEHLSKTYADGTRALSDINLSVRRGEIVALIGGSGCGKTTLLRLVAGLDRTSAGAIHLDGEAIGEPHPAVGIVFQEPRLLPWLTVAENVAFGLSRLDAAERRARVAHALDKIGLAEHAGRWPRDLSGGQQQRVAIARAFVAHPKVLLLDEPFSALDAFTRASLHEHLLGLWEETRPTVLLVTHDVHEAVTLADRVVVMQPKPGRIFDELPLALARPRDRTATSFEAAARRVLAALDESLNPARPQPRLERDREAAALWW
- a CDS encoding YraN family protein yields the protein MTQAAERRRRTFSYGQRAEWIALLFLLSKGYRPLAWRFSAAGGEIDLIVARGRTVAFVEVKARSAMDDALVAIGAAKRRRFARAARAWLSRHPWTAGMTWRADAVFVAPRRWPRHVEAAFELEIA
- a CDS encoding ABC transporter permease: MTGQGTIRSPGRGWSSPRETAALAPLLLAGERRAFDGRALLGLFLPLGAALLWEAVVRTGLAQGRLVPPPSRILTTLWDLARTGELRVHVLVTLQRILAGFALGAAAGILVGALSGSSETLRRLLDPTLQALRAIPSIAWVPLFILWLGIFEASKVALIAAGVFFPVYLGIAGAILSVDRKLVEVGRVFRLSRTGLVRRILLPAVLPEAIVALRSGLGLGFMFVVAAEFMGASEGLGYLLVDGQQMGKPDQILAAIVAFALLGKAADSLLVLATHPLVRWQDTAREHL
- a CDS encoding penicillin-binding protein activator is translated as MKGSAFTSAAAPRASRRSGPRAAAALSLVAAMFLAGCVGSGSMAPPRRSAKAAPPSPPIFDADLPAAGGPASGAPPAVQEAGQIPGQTASYMTGQPAGQVIGNGPVRVALILPLSGAGQGAVAAQSMRNAAELALSEMQGSPLTILVKDDRGTPEGAREAANQAIAEGAELIVGPLFAGSVQAAGQIARQSGRPVIAFSTDTGVATRGVYLLSFLVQEEVDRVIAYAASQGRRSVVALVPQTTYGSVAEAQFREAAARQGMRVVAVERYVPGQQRTAVQRIASLVAGPAPQADTLFLPDGGDGLPAVAQALQAVGFDPQRVKPIGTGLWNEPRVLALPALQGGWFAAPDGRGFEAFAARYRARFNTDPIRLATLSYDAVTLAATLAQVHGSQRFAEGVLTNSAGFAGADGVFRFKADGTNDRALAVQEIRGGGAVMVSAPPRALLAAH
- a CDS encoding TetR/AcrR family transcriptional regulator, whose protein sequence is MRHWRGPFDRQGYHHGNLKEALIEAAQRFIAERGLGGFTLADAAKLVGVTPAALYRHFRGRDALVAEVAFRGYTQLAERLGRALTSAGTPLERFTRMGEAYLAFAEQEPGFYAAMFSPRPADSEPCGPPWARGAKPSGETAGAGGAGQGDAFTFLVRALSETFPEGFGDVDVRFIAIEVWALSHGIATLDAAGQLPKGPGLPDKYELLRAGVLALVHGAIKGKAAS
- a CDS encoding DUF1127 domain-containing protein; the protein is MSLGITTTSLPLVESTARKARPFLLARIAAALAAEIRVRRDMRLLSGLGDAALHDIGLARGGIENAVRCGREPRR
- a CDS encoding lipid kinase, with product MPRRALLIVNSNSRSGAAQCERAVAVLKSHGIEPVHRECETREDLSPLIAAHAGEVDCVVVGGGDGTLNAAALGVIEAGLPLGILPLGTANDLARTLDIPFDLDGAAEVIAAGRMRKIDLGLVNGHPFFNVASIGLSAELAQKLTSDIKRRFGRLGYALVALKVLAQARPFRATIIGETEAVHVRTLQIAVGNGRYYGGGNAVEKDAAIDDEHLDLYSLEFNRAWKLALMARSFRNGAHGAWREVRAVRAKEFDIRTRIPRPVNADGEIVTHTPAHFTIRPSAVTVFAP
- the hemW gene encoding radical SAM family heme chaperone HemW yields the protein MIDHPTRDVGFGVYVHWPFCASKCPYCDFNSHVRHSPVDQERFVAAFRREIAHTAARIPGRTVTSIFFGGGTPSLMRPQTVGAILDAIGGAWAVDPGAEVTLEANPTSVEAERFRGYRDAGINRVSLGVQALNDPDLRRLGRMHSVAEALAAVKVAASIFERYSFDLIYARPGQTPEAWAAELREAIGHAVEHLSLYQLTIEPGTWFERLFAAGKIAVPDEDTARALYDVTQEVCEAHGLPAYEISNHARPGAESRHNLLYWRYGEYAGIGPGAHGRLVTGNARIATATEKHPETWAERVERDGHGVVEEEILTADAEGDEFLLMGLRLKEGIDPRRYEAFTGRSLDERRVRNLEEEGLVRREGDRLRVTREGFPVLNAVIAELAA
- the gshB gene encoding glutathione synthase, which encodes MTLTVAIQMDHIKGIKIAGDTGFALLLEAQRRGHRVFHYTPDHLSLRDGAVTAMAEAVEARDVEGDHFTLGEPERIDLSQVDVVLMRQDPPFDLAYITATHFLERIHPKTLVVNDPTHVRNAPEKIFVTRFPHLMPPTLISRDKGEIEEFRREHGEVVMKPLYGHGGASVFKIGREDPNFGSLYDLFAATFREPWVIQRFLPKVTEGDKRIILIDGEAAGAVNRVPAANDIRSNMVRGGAAKPTDLSPREREICETIGPELRRMGLVLVGIDVIDGNLTEINVTAPTGLRAIKRLGGPDLSVKVWDVIESKVKR